In Romboutsia lituseburensis, a genomic segment contains:
- the nhaC gene encoding Na+/H+ antiporter NhaC, whose translation MTSRSKKQATLFDAILCVGFLVTVLVTCLVFLKKYEISAHVPLVAGAIFAATIAVFKLGFTWKELEDGILSTINTTMQAILILLVVGMLIGTWILGGVVPAMIYWGLNILSPSIFLVATTLICAIVSISTGSSWTTAGTIGIALLGIGSALGIPNTIIAGAIISGAYFGDKMSPLSDTTNLAPAMAGTTLFEHINHMLYTTIPALLISLILYGIIGFKYAGSQIDTTQIAQIQNALISNYNTLSPLLLLVPVAVIVMVIFKVPAIPGLIAGVLLGAIVSVVFQGASIADVFVVAKGGYVSSTGMDFVDQLLTRGGLDSMLGTVSLMLCALTVGGILEKTGMLEALARAILKVARGTFGLIAATIFTCIGTNLAVADQYLAIVIPGSMYKDAFIKQGLNPKNLSRALEDSATITSPLIPWNTCGAYMSATLGVGSFAFLPFAFFNLICPLISLFYGATGITIAKLSDDEKESLLEQKTA comes from the coding sequence ATGACATCAAGAAGTAAAAAGCAAGCAACATTATTTGACGCAATTTTATGTGTAGGTTTTTTAGTAACCGTTTTAGTTACATGTTTGGTATTTTTAAAAAAATATGAAATTTCTGCTCATGTTCCATTAGTAGCTGGAGCTATCTTTGCAGCAACTATAGCTGTATTTAAACTAGGATTTACTTGGAAAGAATTAGAAGATGGAATTTTATCAACTATAAATACTACTATGCAAGCTATTTTAATCCTTTTAGTTGTAGGTATGCTAATTGGAACTTGGATACTGGGAGGTGTTGTTCCTGCTATGATATATTGGGGACTTAATATACTATCACCTTCTATATTTTTAGTCGCAACAACATTAATATGTGCTATAGTTTCAATTTCTACTGGTTCTTCATGGACTACAGCAGGAACAATAGGTATAGCCCTTTTAGGTATAGGAAGTGCATTAGGTATACCAAATACTATAATAGCAGGTGCTATTATATCAGGTGCATATTTTGGAGACAAAATGTCACCTTTATCAGATACAACTAATCTAGCTCCAGCTATGGCAGGAACTACATTATTTGAACATATTAATCATATGTTATATACAACAATTCCAGCGCTTTTAATATCACTTATACTTTACGGAATAATCGGTTTTAAATATGCAGGTAGTCAAATTGATACTACTCAAATAGCTCAGATTCAAAATGCTTTAATAAGTAATTATAATACATTATCACCATTATTACTTTTAGTACCAGTTGCAGTTATAGTAATGGTTATATTCAAAGTTCCAGCTATACCTGGCCTTATTGCAGGTGTTTTATTAGGAGCTATAGTTTCTGTAGTTTTCCAAGGTGCATCTATAGCTGATGTATTTGTAGTAGCTAAGGGTGGTTATGTATCATCAACTGGTATGGATTTCGTTGATCAACTTCTTACTCGAGGTGGATTAGATAGTATGCTTGGAACTGTTTCGTTAATGCTTTGTGCTTTAACTGTAGGTGGTATATTAGAGAAAACTGGTATGCTAGAGGCATTAGCTAGAGCTATATTAAAAGTTGCTAGAGGAACTTTCGGATTAATTGCTGCAACAATATTTACTTGTATAGGAACTAACTTAGCAGTTGCTGATCAATATCTAGCAATAGTTATACCAGGAAGTATGTATAAAGATGCATTTATAAAACAAGGGCTTAATCCTAAAAATTTATCTAGAGCATTGGAAGATAGTGCTACAATAACTTCACCACTTATTCCTTGGAATACATGTGGAGCTTATATGTCAGCCACTTTAGGAGTTGGATCATTTGCATTTTTACCATTTGCATTTTTCAATCTAATTTGTCCTTTAATTTCTTTATTCTATGGTGCAACAGGTATAACAATAGCAAAACTTTCTGATGATGAAAAAGAATCTTTACTTGAACAAAAAACAGCTTAA
- a CDS encoding calcium/sodium antiporter: MSYILLIVGFLLLIKGADTFVVGSSSIAKIFNVPTLIIGLTIVAFGTSAPEAAVSVTAALKGNNDMAIANVVGSNIFNILAVVGIAAFINPIKVQKSTIIKEFPFAILASVVLLILSYDTKFQGYNENLLTRADGLMLLALFGIFMYYLIEMALTSKEDMNVEQAKQNISMGKSILMSVLGIIGILIGGQLVVNSASNIAIAWGMSENLVGLTIVAVGTSLPEFVTSIIAARKGESDIAIGNVVGSNLFNILFVLGLSSTISNVSVHPIVFIDMIIMIIVTILAYALSATKKSINKLEGSILAILYIVYIVFVIIRQ; this comes from the coding sequence ATGAGTTATATATTACTTATAGTAGGTTTTTTATTGCTGATAAAAGGTGCGGATACTTTTGTAGTAGGATCATCATCTATAGCTAAAATATTTAATGTACCTACGTTGATAATAGGATTAACTATAGTAGCTTTTGGAACTAGTGCTCCTGAAGCAGCAGTTAGCGTTACAGCAGCATTAAAAGGTAATAACGATATGGCCATAGCCAATGTAGTTGGATCTAATATATTTAATATATTAGCAGTTGTTGGTATTGCAGCATTTATAAATCCTATAAAAGTTCAGAAAAGTACTATAATAAAAGAGTTTCCTTTTGCAATTTTAGCTTCTGTAGTTTTACTGATATTGTCTTATGATACTAAATTTCAAGGATACAATGAAAACTTATTAACTAGAGCAGATGGTCTAATGCTATTAGCACTATTTGGAATATTTATGTATTACTTAATAGAAATGGCATTAACATCAAAAGAAGACATGAATGTAGAGCAGGCTAAGCAAAATATATCGATGGGAAAAAGTATTTTAATGAGTGTTTTAGGTATAATAGGGATATTAATAGGAGGGCAATTAGTAGTAAATAGTGCTAGTAATATAGCTATTGCCTGGGGAATGAGTGAAAATCTAGTTGGACTTACAATAGTTGCGGTTGGGACATCATTACCAGAGTTTGTTACTAGTATAATAGCAGCTAGAAAAGGTGAAAGTGATATAGCTATAGGAAATGTAGTGGGATCTAATCTATTTAATATTTTATTCGTTTTAGGCTTATCATCTACAATAAGTAACGTGTCTGTTCATCCTATTGTATTTATAGATATGATTATAATGATAATTGTAACTATATTAGCATATGCATTGTCAGCAACAAAGAAAAGTATTAATAAACTTGAAGGATCTATTTTGGCGATACTTTATATTGTATATATAGTATTTGTAATAATAAGGCAATAA
- a CDS encoding helicase C-terminal domain-containing protein, which produces MKTLINLIHKTFKRSLNDVVYLDIETTGNNYKINEIIEIGAIKLSNGHISTFNSFIKNKYEIPIEMYSLSQGCIFEDLKVAPDIQTVEVQLKEFIKDYPIIIHDNKNQKKFIKHYLKSIDNEILNSVELAAMLEPYHNEFSIDYLKKQITTDINSKNNRALYGSWDIAKLVNSLILRLKKEEETTLEPLTFRVNSYLHKFGMKAWNWSKFIDNFNYEFENFKYDVILSKDKNCETTNNRKEQKIISKIFEHNRCYEELLKEQGIWASKEGFIYEYRQGQYELTKTIRETIKGNSGSAKVACIEAPTGIGKSVGYLVPAMIEARINKKRIIISTDTKELQIQLINKDIPNVLNSLGLNNKIKYGYIKGKNNYICVEKLEHYKNDYASSNPEYDEIISILILEQLIKDGIHGDIEEINTWITTNFPYINNHLKHVSCDPNLCRPKKCYKECLYKKRIEELKEEDITVINHSLLAKWPYKEEKPLENIIVDEGHNLVEKGYDFFSSTVEYKSLMYFLREIYPYENMANSKFIYVNNNKNRKIKPFDKFYHHVHFDRNIKDKISRNINLIVDEINSILSFGLNSEYNNISSYNLNWELNLQENEVAGKNRMDDQIVQITYSDYSKKIKISCETIIRNLVAIILIIDKNLDDDSIDKESDVYIFGKAKVKELEDIKNTFEIFMEYSEDDDYARIVEVSKEFTNFEIRVVPLKLAQLFEENILSQVDSAVFLSATLTVEKNMDYFKNTLGINRVNNIEKIINPLYNYRNRVLTIGVSDLSLYNNINFPSEISDVLGGICKVTKGHTLSLFNSKDRLEKTYDNLKYKLNNNNVEIYMNKKDIKNLKDMNRNCVVLGSKGCFEGVDIPGDGLTCVTIDKIPNLNPKDPLYSTIMKKYKLPYHNINYPQMTIKIKQAMGRLLRSKYDYGCFIIFNTGNNMHTLKKLEKDLHESKINIIKKSDINRYIYNHFQVCRQNVINDALNDIINLFKLNKNNNQHAIDFINSQMKNRCLDAYASNLDNNNLKLKYFNKAYLIPKDRLNDN; this is translated from the coding sequence ATGAAAACTTTAATAAATTTAATACATAAAACATTTAAACGGAGTTTAAATGATGTAGTGTATTTAGATATAGAAACTACTGGAAATAACTATAAGATAAATGAGATTATAGAAATAGGTGCTATAAAACTATCAAATGGACACATAAGTACATTTAATAGTTTTATAAAAAATAAATATGAAATTCCTATAGAAATGTATTCTTTGAGCCAAGGCTGTATATTTGAAGATTTAAAAGTTGCTCCTGATATACAAACGGTAGAGGTACAGTTAAAAGAATTTATAAAAGATTATCCTATAATTATTCATGATAATAAAAATCAAAAAAAATTTATAAAACACTATTTAAAATCTATAGATAATGAGATTCTTAACTCTGTAGAACTAGCGGCAATGTTAGAGCCATATCATAATGAGTTTAGTATAGACTATTTGAAAAAACAAATAACTACGGACATAAATAGTAAAAATAATAGAGCTTTATATGGTTCATGGGATATTGCAAAATTAGTAAATTCATTGATTCTTAGGTTAAAAAAAGAAGAAGAAACAACATTAGAACCACTAACATTTAGAGTGAATTCATATTTACATAAATTTGGAATGAAAGCTTGGAATTGGAGCAAATTTATAGACAATTTTAATTATGAATTTGAAAATTTTAAATATGATGTGATTTTAAGTAAAGATAAAAATTGTGAAACTACCAACAATAGAAAAGAACAAAAAATAATAAGTAAAATATTTGAGCATAATAGATGTTATGAAGAATTATTGAAAGAACAGGGTATATGGGCTAGTAAAGAAGGATTTATATATGAGTATAGACAGGGTCAGTATGAATTAACTAAAACTATAAGAGAAACAATTAAAGGAAATTCAGGAAGTGCTAAAGTTGCTTGCATAGAGGCCCCTACAGGGATAGGAAAAAGTGTTGGTTACTTAGTACCTGCAATGATAGAAGCTAGAATAAATAAAAAGAGAATCATAATATCAACTGATACAAAGGAATTACAAATACAGCTAATAAATAAAGATATACCAAATGTTTTAAATTCATTAGGGCTAAACAATAAGATAAAATATGGATACATAAAGGGAAAGAATAATTATATTTGTGTAGAAAAGTTAGAACATTATAAAAATGATTATGCAAGCTCAAATCCAGAATATGATGAAATCATATCTATATTAATACTAGAACAATTAATTAAAGATGGAATACACGGCGATATAGAGGAAATAAATACTTGGATAACTACTAATTTTCCTTATATTAACAATCATTTAAAACATGTTAGTTGTGATCCTAATTTATGTAGGCCTAAAAAATGTTACAAAGAATGTTTATATAAAAAAAGAATAGAAGAGCTAAAAGAAGAAGATATAACAGTTATTAATCATTCATTATTAGCAAAATGGCCATATAAAGAAGAAAAACCACTAGAAAATATCATAGTAGATGAGGGACATAATCTAGTAGAAAAAGGATATGATTTCTTTTCAAGCACAGTTGAATACAAATCACTTATGTATTTTTTAAGAGAAATTTATCCATATGAAAATATGGCTAATAGTAAATTCATATATGTTAATAACAATAAAAATAGGAAAATAAAACCATTTGATAAATTTTATCATCATGTACATTTTGATAGAAATATAAAAGATAAAATAAGTAGAAACATTAACCTTATAGTAGATGAGATAAATTCTATATTAAGCTTTGGATTGAACTCGGAATATAATAATATAAGTAGTTATAATTTAAATTGGGAACTTAACTTGCAAGAGAATGAAGTAGCTGGAAAAAATAGAATGGATGATCAAATTGTTCAGATAACATACAGTGATTATAGTAAAAAAATTAAAATAAGTTGCGAGACTATAATAAGGAATTTAGTAGCTATTATTCTAATAATTGATAAAAATTTAGATGATGATAGTATAGATAAAGAGTCTGATGTATATATTTTTGGAAAAGCTAAAGTTAAAGAATTAGAAGATATAAAAAATACTTTTGAGATATTTATGGAATATAGCGAAGATGATGATTATGCTAGAATTGTGGAAGTTTCAAAGGAATTTACAAATTTTGAAATAAGAGTAGTGCCATTAAAATTAGCTCAACTATTTGAAGAAAACATACTAAGTCAAGTTGATAGTGCTGTATTTTTATCTGCAACATTAACGGTTGAAAAAAATATGGATTATTTTAAAAATACATTAGGAATAAACAGAGTAAATAATATTGAAAAAATTATAAATCCCTTGTATAACTATAGAAATCGAGTTTTAACAATAGGTGTTAGCGATTTAAGTCTTTACAATAATATAAACTTTCCTAGTGAAATAAGTGATGTATTAGGTGGTATTTGTAAAGTTACTAAAGGACATACATTATCATTATTTAACAGCAAAGATAGGTTAGAAAAGACCTATGATAATCTTAAATACAAGTTGAACAACAATAATGTTGAAATTTATATGAATAAAAAAGACATAAAAAATCTAAAAGATATGAATCGGAATTGTGTAGTGTTAGGGTCAAAGGGATGTTTTGAAGGAGTAGATATACCGGGTGATGGGCTAACATGTGTTACTATTGATAAAATCCCAAATTTAAATCCTAAAGATCCTTTATATTCAACTATAATGAAAAAATATAAATTACCTTATCATAATATCAATTATCCTCAAATGACAATAAAGATAAAACAGGCTATGGGTAGGCTATTAAGAAGTAAATATGATTATGGATGTTTTATAATATTTAATACAGGCAATAATATGCATACATTGAAAAAATTAGAAAAAGATCTTCATGAATCAAAAATTAATATTATTAAAAAAAGTGACATTAATAGATATATATATAATCATTTTCAAGTTTGTAGACAAAATGTAATAAATGATGCATTAAATGATATTATTAATTTATTTAAATTAAATAAAAATAATAATCAACATGCTATAGATTTTATAAACTCTCAAATGAAAAATCGATGTTTGGATGCATATGCAAGTAATTTGGATAATAATAATTTAAAATTAAAATATTTTAATAAAGCATATCTTATTCCAAAAGATAGATTGAATGATAATTGA
- a CDS encoding protein phosphatase 2C domain-containing protein: MDYKVLKGSAIGYKNVIKNKNSQDSLKYKSSKDYIICSVADGHSSDFFEYSHIGSKLACDISIDVIENEVDKNKDDLLMMLNNEIIQKKIYDKWMFEVKEDYYKTHPKAYKIEYLKYSTTLVTVAMTKRYILYLKIGDGEIIVNNDKNFLKVVPTKNNNIVDSLGREDAFKNILFHVEDINDSAIDNIILFTDGYGNSFENEINLYKSLIKTINKYNSNIFSRLKLLKEYNLYLTKLSESNSKDDISIIFLIR, translated from the coding sequence ATGGACTATAAAGTATTAAAAGGAAGTGCAATTGGATACAAAAATGTTATAAAAAATAAAAATTCTCAGGATAGCTTAAAGTATAAGTCATCTAAAGATTATATAATTTGTAGTGTAGCAGATGGACATAGCAGCGATTTTTTTGAGTATAGCCATATAGGATCTAAATTAGCCTGTGATATTTCTATTGATGTAATTGAAAATGAGGTAGATAAAAATAAAGATGATTTGTTAATGATGTTAAACAATGAAATTATTCAAAAAAAAATATATGATAAATGGATGTTTGAAGTAAAAGAGGATTATTATAAAACACACCCTAAAGCATATAAAATAGAATATTTAAAGTACTCTACAACTTTAGTTACGGTGGCTATGACTAAAAGATATATATTATATTTGAAAATAGGAGATGGAGAAATAATCGTTAATAATGATAAAAATTTTTTAAAAGTAGTGCCAACCAAAAACAATAATATAGTTGACTCTCTAGGCAGAGAAGATGCATTTAAAAATATATTATTTCATGTAGAAGATATAAATGATAGTGCAATAGATAATATTATTTTATTTACAGATGGATATGGAAACAGTTTTGAAAATGAAATAAATCTTTATAAAAGCTTAATTAAAACAATAAATAAATATAATAGTAATATATTTTCTAGATTAAAACTGTTAAAGGAATATAATTTGTATTTAACAAAGCTAAGTGAATCAAATAGTAAGGATGATATAAGTATAATCTTCCTCATTAGATAA
- a CDS encoding peroxiredoxin: MPCLPSLGSKAPDFKAHTTFGPIQLSDYTGKWVVLFSHPGDFTPVCTTEFLCFAKYYPEFQKRNTDLIGLSIDSNSSHLAWVYNIFTLTGVEIPFPIIEDRDMKISNLYGMISEPMSNTSTIRSVFIIDDKQILRAILYYPLTTGRNIPEILRIIEALQTTDKDNVVTPANWFPGMPVILPYPTTYKELKKRIKSCDKNCTCMDWYLCFVPDKNAELPDNNFPNYIPCVPKKTKTTKKSSRPQITDLKNQPVDVTYCPDVTPIVMEYVLGNPKNVDANLLDAVIYAFVEINPDGTLRVPTPKYLNQLVNLRKENPDLQVIAAIGGWGADGFSDAALTPASRYNFARQVNSLINQYKLDGIDIDWEYPGNKAAGIKARPEDKENFTLLLTAIRDVIGDNKWLSVASVGDNSILNRGIEVNKIAPIINYFNLMSYDFTAGETGEMGQRHQSNLYDSDLSLPGYSVDKWVKNLENAGMPKSKILLGLPFYGRLGAKITRSFDDLRENYINKNGFIYNFDNQAQVPYLTKDGLFAMAYDNELSIYLKGQYVLKNCLGGLFAWTSTYDQANILAKAMYDSINNPVLFKEELEKMFGPF, encoded by the coding sequence ATGCCATGTCTGCCAAGTTTAGGATCAAAAGCTCCTGATTTTAAGGCTCACACAACATTTGGACCTATTCAATTATCGGATTATACGGGTAAATGGGTTGTATTATTTTCTCATCCTGGTGATTTCACACCAGTTTGTACAACTGAATTTTTGTGTTTTGCAAAATACTATCCTGAATTTCAAAAAAGAAATACAGATTTAATTGGACTTAGTATTGATAGCAACAGTTCTCACTTAGCGTGGGTTTATAATATTTTTACTTTAACAGGTGTTGAAATTCCATTTCCAATAATAGAAGATCGAGACATGAAAATTTCTAATTTATACGGTATGATTTCCGAACCTATGAGTAATACATCTACTATAAGATCTGTCTTTATAATAGATGACAAACAAATACTTAGGGCTATACTTTATTATCCATTGACAACAGGAAGAAATATTCCTGAAATTTTAAGAATTATAGAAGCTTTACAAACTACAGATAAAGATAATGTAGTTACTCCTGCTAATTGGTTTCCAGGAATGCCAGTTATATTACCATATCCAACAACATATAAAGAATTGAAAAAAAGAATAAAAAGTTGTGATAAAAATTGTACATGTATGGACTGGTACTTATGCTTTGTTCCTGATAAGAATGCAGAATTACCAGATAATAACTTCCCTAACTATATACCTTGTGTTCCTAAAAAAACAAAAACAACAAAAAAATCTTCTAGACCTCAAATAACTGATTTGAAAAATCAACCAGTTGATGTAACTTATTGTCCTGATGTAACTCCAATTGTAATGGAATATGTTCTAGGAAATCCGAAAAATGTTGATGCAAATTTACTAGATGCTGTTATCTATGCTTTTGTTGAAATAAATCCAGATGGTACATTACGTGTACCAACTCCTAAGTATTTGAACCAATTAGTTAACTTAAGAAAAGAAAATCCAGATTTACAAGTTATAGCTGCAATAGGCGGTTGGGGAGCTGATGGTTTTTCCGATGCTGCTTTAACACCAGCATCTAGATATAATTTTGCTAGACAGGTAAATAGTCTTATCAACCAATATAAGCTAGATGGAATTGATATAGATTGGGAGTATCCTGGAAATAAAGCTGCTGGCATAAAAGCTAGACCTGAAGATAAAGAAAACTTTACTTTATTACTTACAGCTATAAGAGATGTAATTGGTGATAATAAATGGTTGAGTGTAGCTTCTGTAGGAGATAATTCTATTTTAAATAGAGGTATTGAAGTTAATAAGATAGCACCAATAATAAATTATTTCAATCTTATGAGCTATGATTTTACAGCAGGTGAGACTGGAGAAATGGGTCAAAGACATCAGTCAAATCTTTACGACTCTGACCTTTCATTGCCTGGATATAGTGTAGATAAATGGGTGAAAAATTTAGAAAATGCAGGAATGCCTAAGTCTAAAATTTTATTAGGACTTCCATTTTACGGTAGATTAGGCGCTAAAATCACACGATCTTTTGATGATTTAAGAGAAAATTATATAAATAAAAATGGTTTTATATATAACTTTGATAATCAAGCTCAAGTTCCTTATTTAACTAAGGATGGATTATTCGCTATGGCTTATGATAATGAACTATCAATATATTTAAAAGGCCAATATGTTTTAAAAAATTGCTTAGGAGGATTGTTTGCATGGACATCGACTTATGATCAGGCCAATATCTTAGCTAAAGCTATGTATGATAGTATAAACAATCCAGTTTTATTTAAGGAAGAATTAGAAAAAATGTTTGGACCATTTTAA
- a CDS encoding ribonuclease H family protein — protein MAKKKYYAVRKGKKNGIYNTWDECKEQVNGFSGAEYKSFVSLEEANIYMGNIILNDKQEDGEFLEAYVDGSYEHCLRAYGSGVVLIKDDIVVKTYSKKGDIKSLVEMRNVAGEIEAAKIAMEYCIYNDIKRLKLYFDYEGIEKWCSGAWKANKEGTQSYKKFYDTIKENLKVEFIKVKAHSGDKYNEEADKLAKKALGI, from the coding sequence TTGGCAAAGAAAAAATACTATGCAGTTAGAAAAGGTAAAAAAAATGGTATATATAATACTTGGGATGAATGTAAAGAGCAAGTAAATGGATTTTCAGGAGCTGAGTATAAAAGTTTTGTGTCTTTAGAAGAAGCTAATATATATATGGGAAATATTATATTAAATGATAAACAAGAAGATGGTGAATTCTTGGAAGCTTATGTAGATGGAAGTTATGAGCATTGTTTAAGAGCTTATGGCTCTGGTGTAGTTTTAATTAAGGATGATATAGTTGTAAAGACTTATAGTAAAAAAGGAGATATTAAATCTCTTGTTGAAATGAGAAATGTTGCTGGTGAAATTGAAGCGGCAAAAATAGCTATGGAATACTGTATATATAATGATATAAAAAGATTAAAACTGTACTTTGATTATGAAGGCATCGAAAAATGGTGTAGTGGTGCATGGAAAGCTAATAAAGAAGGAACTCAAAGTTATAAAAAATTCTATGATACTATAAAAGAGAATTTAAAAGTTGAATTTATAAAGGTTAAAGCTCATAGTGGTGATAAATATAATGAAGAAGCTGATAAACTAGCAAAAAAAGCCTTAGGTATTTAA
- a CDS encoding AbgT family transporter, with product MEQRKNYKEKQKSKNLFAKCLDGIETIGNKLPHPVTLFGLFCIGIMIISAAAQAMGLQSTGELINRATNELEVQTIKAVSLLSREGIVYMLENAVSNFVNFAPLGMVLVGMLGIGVAEGSGYISALLKKTVAITPAKLVTPMVVFLGVMSNIASDAGYVVLVPLGALIFMSFGRHPLAGLAAGFAGVSGGFSANLIMGTIDPMLGGISTEAARMIDPTYTVQPTANIFFMMASTFLIMFLGWFITDKIVEPRLGAYDNNAKMSKEDDNLRNLTDKEKKALKMANATLIGLILLIAICVIPENGILRNVETKSIIDHSPLMNGFVPLMAICFFVPAVVYGKVAGIFKNEKDVCAQLGSAMSSMGGYIALSFVAAQFISYFSYTNLGTILAIEGANLLQSIGLNTITLMIAFVLFTGFINLFMGSASAKWAIMAPVFLPMFMKLGISPELTQVAYRIGDSTTNIISPLMSYFAMIVVFAQRHDKKAGIGTIISTMIPYTVFFLIGWIILLGIWMVLGLPLGPDAFMHYPM from the coding sequence ATGGAACAAAGGAAGAACTATAAAGAAAAACAAAAAAGTAAGAACTTATTTGCTAAATGCCTAGATGGTATAGAAACAATAGGTAATAAATTACCTCATCCAGTAACACTATTTGGATTATTTTGTATAGGAATTATGATAATATCTGCTGCAGCTCAGGCTATGGGATTGCAATCAACAGGAGAACTAATAAATAGAGCGACAAATGAATTAGAAGTTCAAACGATAAAAGCTGTAAGCTTATTATCTAGAGAGGGTATAGTTTATATGTTAGAAAATGCTGTATCTAACTTTGTAAACTTTGCTCCATTGGGTATGGTTTTAGTTGGAATGCTGGGTATAGGAGTAGCAGAAGGTAGTGGATATATATCTGCATTGCTTAAAAAAACGGTTGCTATAACTCCTGCTAAGCTGGTTACACCTATGGTAGTATTTTTAGGAGTTATGTCAAATATAGCTAGTGATGCAGGGTATGTTGTATTAGTTCCACTAGGAGCCCTTATATTCATGTCTTTTGGAAGACATCCACTTGCAGGATTAGCAGCAGGATTTGCAGGGGTTTCAGGTGGATTTAGTGCGAATTTAATAATGGGGACAATAGACCCGATGTTAGGAGGAATATCAACAGAAGCTGCTAGAATGATAGATCCAACTTATACAGTTCAACCAACAGCTAATATATTCTTTATGATGGCATCTACATTCCTTATAATGTTTTTAGGATGGTTTATAACAGATAAAATAGTTGAGCCAAGATTAGGTGCTTATGACAATAATGCTAAGATGTCTAAAGAAGATGATAACTTAAGAAACTTAACTGACAAAGAAAAGAAAGCTTTAAAAATGGCTAATGCTACATTAATAGGATTAATATTATTGATTGCAATATGCGTAATACCTGAAAATGGAATACTTAGAAATGTAGAAACTAAGAGCATAATAGATCATTCTCCATTAATGAATGGATTTGTACCTTTAATGGCAATTTGCTTCTTTGTACCAGCAGTTGTTTATGGAAAAGTTGCAGGAATATTTAAAAATGAAAAAGATGTTTGTGCTCAGCTTGGAAGTGCAATGAGTTCAATGGGAGGATATATAGCGTTATCTTTTGTAGCAGCTCAGTTTATAAGTTATTTCTCATATACAAATTTAGGCACGATTTTAGCAATAGAAGGTGCTAATTTATTACAATCTATAGGATTAAATACTATAACACTTATGATTGCATTTGTACTATTCACAGGGTTCATAAATTTATTTATGGGATCAGCTTCAGCTAAGTGGGCTATAATGGCTCCGGTATTTTTACCGATGTTTATGAAATTAGGAATATCACCTGAACTAACTCAGGTTGCGTATAGAATAGGAGATTCAACTACAAATATAATATCTCCTCTAATGAGCTATTTTGCAATGATAGTAGTATTTGCTCAAAGACATGATAAAAAGGCTGGTATAGGTACGATAATATCAACAATGATACCTTATACAGTATTCTTCTTAATAGGCTGGATAATATTATTAGGTATATGGATGGTTTTAGGTTTACCATTAGGACCTGATGCATTTATGCATTATCCGATGTAA